From a region of the Hymenobacter jejuensis genome:
- a CDS encoding HD domain-containing protein: protein MNKKKIFNDPVYGFVTVPTELLFDLIEHPYFQRLRRIQQLGLTGFVYPGALHTRFHHALGAMHLMSMALRTLKDKHIKISAAEGEAALAAILLHDIGHGPLSHALETSIFHKVPHEQLSLYLMQRLNNEFNGALTLAIEIFQGSYHRPFFHQLVSSQLDMDRLDYLNRDSFYTGVQEGRPGADRLIKMLTVADEKLVLEEKAIYSIENFLVSRRLMYWQVYLHKTVTSAEQMIIRIMQRARDLARTGHALPASPDLQYFLAKPVSLLDFEQDDTILQRFVQLDDTDVWSAVKMWANHPDKVLSYMSRSMLDRHLFKIVLQSEPFDEEFQLGVVELIADHFQLPPDEAKLLMLTGRISNNAYDADGKDTIDVLTKRGRVVNVAEASDLPNIRALSQRVEKHYICYPKEIAQ, encoded by the coding sequence TTGAATAAGAAGAAAATCTTTAACGACCCGGTGTACGGCTTTGTCACCGTGCCCACCGAACTTCTTTTCGACCTGATTGAACACCCGTATTTCCAGCGGCTGCGGCGCATTCAGCAGCTTGGGCTTACGGGGTTTGTGTACCCCGGCGCGCTGCACACGCGCTTTCATCATGCCTTGGGAGCCATGCACCTGATGAGCATGGCCTTGCGCACGCTGAAAGACAAACATATCAAAATTTCGGCCGCCGAGGGCGAAGCGGCCCTGGCGGCCATTCTGCTGCACGACATTGGTCACGGCCCGCTCTCGCACGCGCTCGAGACGTCCATCTTTCACAAAGTGCCCCACGAGCAACTCTCGTTGTATTTAATGCAACGGCTCAACAATGAGTTCAACGGCGCACTTACGCTGGCCATCGAAATCTTTCAGGGGAGCTACCACCGGCCGTTTTTTCACCAACTGGTGAGCAGTCAGCTCGACATGGACCGGCTTGATTATCTCAACCGCGATTCCTTTTATACCGGCGTGCAGGAAGGCCGGCCCGGCGCCGACCGCCTCATCAAAATGCTCACGGTAGCCGACGAGAAGCTGGTGTTGGAAGAAAAAGCCATTTACAGCATCGAAAACTTTTTGGTGAGCCGCCGTCTCATGTACTGGCAAGTGTATTTGCACAAGACGGTTACGAGCGCCGAGCAGATGATCATTCGCATCATGCAGCGCGCCCGCGACCTGGCGCGCACGGGGCACGCGCTGCCAGCCTCGCCCGACTTGCAGTACTTTTTGGCCAAGCCCGTCAGCCTGCTGGACTTTGAGCAAGATGACACCATTCTGCAACGCTTTGTGCAACTGGACGATACGGATGTGTGGAGCGCCGTAAAAATGTGGGCCAACCACCCCGATAAAGTACTGAGCTATATGTCGCGCAGCATGCTGGATCGTCATTTGTTTAAGATCGTCTTGCAGAGCGAGCCCTTCGACGAGGAGTTTCAACTAGGCGTGGTAGAACTGATCGCAGACCATTTCCAATTGCCGCCTGACGAAGCCAAGCTCCTCATGCTCACGGGCCGCATCAGCAACAATGCCTACGATGCCGATGGCAAAGACACCATCGACGTGCTCACCAAGCGCGGCCGGGTGGTCAACGTGGCTGAGGCATCCGATTTGCCCAACATCCGCGCGTTAAGCCAGCGCGTAGAGAAACACTACATCTGCTACCCAAAGGAAATTGCGCAGTAA
- the lpxD gene encoding UDP-3-O-(3-hydroxymyristoyl)glucosamine N-acyltransferase gives MEFTVGQIAEVLRGAVEGDATQRIDRLAKIEEAQAGALSFLANSKYEHYLYTTGASAVIVAHSLVLRQPVAAALIRVDDPYSSFTTLLEFYQQASRTGRRGVEEPSFVGANSEIGENHYRGAFSYIGEGCRIGRDVLIFPQAYIGDRCQIGDGTIIYAGAKIYADTVIGARCTIHAGAVLGSDGFGFAPQADGSYRTIPQIGNVVLEDNVSVGANTTIDCATMGSTVIREGSKIDNLVQLAHNVEIGRHTVVAAQTGVSGSTKIGDFCVLAGQAGIAGHLTLANRTTVTAQSGVGKSIKTEGVFLQGSPAFSLRDSLRANAIFRHLPDLERRLDALEHQNTQPENS, from the coding sequence ATGGAATTTACCGTAGGCCAGATAGCAGAAGTGCTGCGCGGCGCCGTAGAAGGCGATGCGACGCAGCGCATTGACCGGCTGGCAAAAATCGAAGAAGCCCAGGCCGGCGCCCTCTCCTTTTTGGCCAACTCCAAATACGAACACTACCTCTATACCACGGGCGCGTCGGCCGTGATTGTGGCGCACTCGCTGGTGTTGCGCCAGCCTGTCGCGGCGGCCCTGATCCGAGTAGACGACCCGTATTCCAGCTTCACTACGCTGCTTGAGTTTTACCAGCAGGCCAGCCGCACCGGCCGGCGCGGCGTGGAAGAGCCTTCTTTTGTAGGGGCCAACAGCGAGATCGGCGAAAACCACTACCGCGGCGCCTTTTCGTACATCGGCGAAGGGTGCCGGATTGGCCGCGACGTACTGATTTTTCCGCAGGCTTACATTGGCGATCGCTGCCAAATCGGTGATGGCACTATTATTTATGCCGGCGCCAAAATTTACGCCGATACCGTGATTGGGGCGCGCTGCACTATTCATGCGGGCGCCGTGCTGGGCTCCGACGGCTTTGGCTTTGCGCCGCAAGCCGACGGCTCGTACCGCACCATCCCACAAATTGGCAACGTGGTACTGGAAGACAACGTGAGCGTCGGAGCCAATACCACCATCGACTGTGCCACTATGGGTTCGACCGTCATCCGGGAAGGCTCCAAAATTGACAACTTAGTACAACTGGCTCATAATGTGGAGATTGGCCGCCACACAGTCGTTGCCGCCCAGACCGGTGTTTCGGGCTCAACCAAAATCGGTGACTTCTGCGTGCTGGCCGGGCAGGCTGGCATTGCCGGGCACCTGACGCTGGCCAACCGCACCACCGTCACGGCCCAATCGGGCGTGGGCAAATCCATCAAAACGGAAGGCGTCTTTCTGCAAGGCTCGCCGGCATTCAGCCTGCGCGACAGCCTACGGGCGAACGCCATTTTCCGCCATTTGCCCGATTTGGAACGCCGCCTTGATGCTTTGGAACATCAAAATACCCAACCGGAAAACTCCTAG
- a CDS encoding bifunctional UDP-3-O-[3-hydroxymyristoyl] N-acetylglucosamine deacetylase/3-hydroxyacyl-ACP dehydratase, with protein sequence MNDKQHTIKAPVTVSGIGLHTGVEATMTFCPAPINHGYKFQRIDLPGKPIVDADVDNVVDLSRGTTIEQNGARVNTVEHTLAALVGLQIDNVLIQLDGPEPPIMDGSSYEFIRPLQEVGLEEQNALRNYFEIPDEIRFVDNGRAVEIAALPLNDYRVTVMVDYNSPVLGSQHASLNDITHFATEIASSRTFCFLHELEALYKQNLIKGGDLSNAIVVVDRVVSEEELSDLATMLGKPKVAVKKEGILNNVDLRHKNEPARHKLLDLVGDLALVGRPLKGQILAARPGHAANVAFAKRIKKKMMEADTSPVPTYDPSRTPVMDINQISATLPHRYPFLLIDKIIHLDTVTVTSVKNVTMNEQFFQGHFPGNPVMPGVIQIEAMAQTGGILVLNTVPDPENYWTYFLGIENCRFRKKVIPGDTIIFRCSLLAPVKRGIAKMKGQAFVNGKVVMEAEMSAAIVRKDA encoded by the coding sequence ATGAACGACAAGCAACATACGATTAAGGCGCCGGTGACCGTGAGCGGCATTGGCCTGCACACGGGCGTTGAGGCCACCATGACCTTCTGCCCCGCGCCCATCAACCACGGATACAAATTCCAGCGCATCGACCTGCCCGGCAAGCCCATCGTGGATGCCGACGTTGACAACGTAGTGGATCTGTCGCGCGGTACGACCATCGAGCAAAACGGCGCCCGCGTCAATACGGTGGAGCACACCTTGGCGGCGCTGGTAGGCTTGCAAATCGACAACGTCCTGATTCAACTCGATGGGCCTGAGCCGCCCATCATGGATGGTTCGTCGTATGAGTTCATCCGGCCCCTGCAAGAAGTGGGTTTGGAAGAGCAGAATGCGCTGCGCAACTACTTCGAAATTCCCGACGAAATCCGCTTTGTGGATAATGGCCGGGCGGTGGAAATTGCGGCCCTCCCGCTCAACGATTACCGCGTAACGGTAATGGTCGATTATAATTCGCCGGTGCTGGGCTCGCAGCATGCCTCGCTCAACGACATCACGCATTTTGCCACGGAAATAGCTTCGTCACGCACGTTCTGTTTTCTGCATGAGCTAGAGGCGCTTTACAAGCAAAACCTCATCAAGGGCGGCGATTTGAGCAATGCCATCGTGGTCGTGGATCGCGTGGTGAGCGAAGAAGAACTGAGCGACTTGGCCACCATGCTGGGCAAGCCCAAAGTAGCGGTCAAGAAAGAAGGCATCCTGAACAACGTCGATCTGCGGCACAAAAACGAGCCCGCCCGCCACAAACTGCTCGATTTGGTAGGCGACTTGGCGTTGGTAGGCCGTCCGCTGAAAGGCCAGATTCTGGCGGCTCGGCCGGGTCACGCCGCTAACGTAGCGTTTGCCAAGCGGATCAAGAAGAAGATGATGGAGGCTGATACCAGTCCCGTTCCGACTTACGATCCGTCGCGGACGCCGGTTATGGACATCAACCAGATTTCTGCCACGCTACCGCACCGCTACCCGTTCCTGCTGATCGACAAGATCATTCATCTGGATACCGTGACGGTTACCAGCGTCAAGAACGTGACCATGAACGAGCAGTTCTTCCAGGGTCACTTTCCTGGCAACCCCGTTATGCCCGGCGTGATTCAGATTGAAGCAATGGCCCAAACCGGCGGCATCCTGGTGCTGAATACTGTGCCGGATCCGGAAAACTACTGGACCTATTTCTTAGGCATCGAAAACTGCCGTTTCCGCAAGAAGGTGATCCCCGGCGACACCATCATTTTCCGCTGCTCGCTGCTGGCTCCCGTCAAGCGCGGCATCGCCAAAATGAAGGGCCAAGCCTTCGTGAACGGCAAAGTGGTGATGGAAGCCGAAATGAGCGCCGCCATTGTCCGCAAAGACGCCTAA
- the lpxA gene encoding acyl-ACP--UDP-N-acetylglucosamine O-acyltransferase, producing the protein MNQPLAYIHPEAKIAQNVVVEPFTTIDKDVEIGEGTWIGPNVTIMSGARIGKNCKIFPGAVIAAVPQDLKFAGEKTTAHIGDNTVIRECVTVNRGTIDKLRTVVGANCLLMAYVHVAHDCLIGDYCVLANCVQLAGHVEIGDYAIIGGTSAIHQFVRVGQHAMISGGSLVRKDVPPFVKAGREPLTYSGINSIGLRRRGFSDQKISEIQQLYRLLFLSGLNNNDALDKIELELLPSPERDEVVNFVRNSGRGVIKGYSRNGNGAD; encoded by the coding sequence ATGAACCAGCCGCTCGCCTATATACACCCCGAGGCTAAGATCGCGCAAAACGTTGTGGTAGAGCCCTTTACCACTATCGATAAAGACGTCGAGATCGGGGAAGGCACCTGGATTGGCCCCAACGTGACGATCATGTCGGGGGCGCGTATTGGCAAAAATTGCAAGATATTTCCTGGGGCCGTCATCGCAGCCGTACCGCAGGATTTGAAATTCGCCGGCGAAAAAACGACCGCCCACATCGGTGACAACACCGTGATTCGGGAGTGCGTGACGGTAAATCGCGGCACCATCGATAAGCTCCGGACTGTAGTAGGTGCTAACTGCCTGCTGATGGCTTACGTGCACGTGGCCCACGACTGCCTCATTGGCGATTACTGCGTGTTGGCCAACTGCGTGCAGCTAGCTGGCCACGTGGAGATTGGCGATTATGCCATTATCGGCGGGACTTCGGCCATTCACCAATTCGTGCGGGTTGGCCAGCACGCCATGATTTCGGGCGGCTCGCTGGTGCGCAAGGATGTACCTCCTTTCGTAAAAGCCGGCCGTGAACCGCTGACTTACAGCGGTATCAATTCCATTGGGCTGCGCCGCCGGGGCTTCTCTGATCAGAAGATCAGCGAGATTCAGCAACTGTATCGCCTGCTGTTTTTGAGCGGGCTAAACAACAACGACGCCCTCGACAAAATTGAACTGGAGTTATTGCCCAGCCCCGAACGCGACGAAGTAGTAAACTTTGTGCGCAACTCGGGTCGCGGCGTGATCAAAGGCTATTCGCGCAACGGAAACGGTGCAGATTGA
- a CDS encoding ABC transporter ATP-binding protein, with amino-acid sequence MQIEAVGLGKRFHREWIFRGLTHIFRPGSATAILGPNGSGKSTLLNTLSGQLLSTEGSLSYAYQGRAIAVEEIPQLLAYCAPYLEVIEELTLTELLHFHTRFKPLRTGFTAKRLIELMYLEKSRHKLIRDFSSGMKQRLKLALALYSDAPLLLLDEPTTNLDRTGVDWYHEHVQATTADRLVLVSSNVPEEYDFCSERLDVTDFGAKMAR; translated from the coding sequence GTGCAGATTGAGGCCGTTGGGTTGGGCAAACGTTTCCACCGCGAGTGGATCTTCCGGGGCCTGACGCACATTTTCCGGCCGGGCTCGGCAACTGCAATTCTTGGCCCCAACGGTTCGGGCAAGAGCACGTTGCTCAACACACTTTCAGGCCAATTACTTAGCACGGAGGGCTCGCTTTCGTACGCTTACCAAGGCAGAGCTATAGCCGTAGAAGAAATACCGCAATTGCTGGCGTATTGCGCACCGTATTTGGAAGTCATTGAGGAACTGACACTTACAGAACTTCTGCATTTTCATACCCGCTTTAAGCCGCTTCGAACAGGATTCACAGCTAAGCGTCTGATCGAGTTGATGTACCTGGAAAAGTCGCGCCATAAGCTGATCCGCGATTTCTCTTCGGGTATGAAGCAGCGCCTCAAGCTGGCCCTGGCCCTGTACAGCGACGCCCCGCTCCTGCTGCTGGATGAACCCACGACCAACCTCGACCGCACCGGCGTAGACTGGTACCACGAACACGTGCAGGCCACCACAGCGGACCGTCTGGTGCTGGTAAGCTCGAACGTTCCGGAGGAATACGATTTCTGCAGCGAGCGACTCGACGTGACAGATTTCGGCGCAAAAATGGCCCGGTAA
- a CDS encoding DUF4197 domain-containing protein, whose amino-acid sequence MKKIHYFLPFALVLGLQLSASAQVFKLPKIGNIKLPIPSTTTTPGSSVSQDEAARGLKEALTQGISKGTDQASQQDGFYLNKLIRIPFPPDAQRVANTLRTIGLGSQVDRFELSLNRGAEDAAKSAKPIFISAIKALTFKDVWGILTGEKDAATNYLKRTTSQQLTTAFKPIIQQSLDKVNATRYYTDLTMRYNQIPLVKPVNTDLNSYATGKAIDGLFTLVAQEEANIRENPVARTTELLRRVFGGSKS is encoded by the coding sequence ATGAAAAAGATTCACTATTTCTTGCCTTTCGCCCTGGTCTTGGGCCTTCAGCTTTCTGCATCGGCTCAGGTTTTCAAGCTGCCCAAAATCGGGAACATCAAGCTCCCAATTCCCAGCACAACTACCACTCCCGGCAGTTCGGTTAGCCAAGACGAAGCCGCTCGCGGCCTGAAAGAAGCCCTTACTCAAGGCATCAGCAAAGGCACCGATCAGGCATCGCAGCAGGATGGCTTTTACCTGAACAAGCTCATCCGCATTCCGTTTCCGCCTGATGCTCAGCGCGTAGCTAACACCTTGCGGACCATAGGGTTAGGCTCGCAGGTCGACCGGTTTGAGTTATCGCTGAACCGCGGCGCCGAGGATGCTGCCAAGAGCGCAAAGCCTATTTTTATCTCGGCCATCAAAGCCTTGACTTTCAAGGATGTATGGGGAATTCTGACGGGTGAGAAAGACGCGGCCACGAATTACCTCAAACGGACCACCAGCCAGCAGCTTACCACGGCTTTCAAGCCCATCATTCAGCAATCACTCGACAAAGTAAACGCCACGCGCTACTACACCGACCTGACCATGCGCTACAACCAGATTCCGTTGGTCAAGCCCGTCAACACCGACCTGAATAGCTATGCCACCGGCAAAGCCATCGATGGGTTATTTACCTTGGTGGCCCAAGAAGAAGCGAATATCCGGGAGAACCCCGTCGCCCGTACCACGGAGTTGCTTCGCCGCGTATTTGGTGGCTCCAAGAGCTAA
- a CDS encoding competence/damage-inducible protein A — MQQVPNAEIITIGDELLYGQVVDTNSAFMGQELGKIGLRVRQITSVSDRAAEIVLALDAARERADVVLITGGLGPTKDDLTKNILTEYFRTELVLNEPSLRDVEAIFARFNRPMLEVNRQQAYLPASCTPIRNAMGTAPGMWFEDRGTVFVSMPGVPFEMKRMMTDIVLPKLKEHFQTPAIEHLVIQTAGLGESFLAEQIADWEDALPPNMKLAYLPSLGNVRLRLTGTDDGQPNLRARMEALLPALRERIGAYIFAEEDIPLEEAIGRLLTERGLTIGTAESCTGGFVAHKLTSVAGSSRYFLGSVIAYDNQIKIKQLSVSTETLALHGAVSEETVREMAEGARKNLGVDVAIATSGIAGPDGGTPDKPVGTICIAYADAHQTVSRRFSFNRGRQINIEYTTTAVLNLLRLSLPPVQ; from the coding sequence ATGCAGCAGGTACCTAACGCAGAAATAATTACCATCGGCGACGAATTGCTTTACGGACAGGTCGTGGATACCAACTCCGCTTTTATGGGCCAGGAGCTTGGCAAGATCGGTCTGCGCGTGCGCCAAATAACGAGCGTATCGGATCGGGCTGCTGAAATCGTGCTGGCCCTCGACGCAGCCCGCGAACGCGCTGACGTGGTACTGATTACGGGTGGCCTCGGCCCTACCAAAGACGACCTTACCAAGAATATTCTGACGGAGTACTTTCGGACTGAACTGGTGCTCAATGAACCATCTTTGCGCGATGTGGAGGCTATTTTTGCCCGCTTCAACCGGCCAATGCTGGAAGTAAACCGCCAGCAAGCCTATTTGCCGGCCAGCTGCACGCCCATCCGCAATGCCATGGGTACGGCGCCGGGCATGTGGTTTGAAGACCGAGGTACGGTGTTTGTGTCGATGCCCGGCGTGCCGTTTGAGATGAAGCGCATGATGACCGACATCGTGCTGCCCAAGCTGAAGGAGCATTTCCAAACGCCCGCCATCGAACACCTTGTTATCCAGACGGCCGGCTTAGGAGAATCGTTTTTGGCCGAGCAGATTGCCGACTGGGAAGATGCACTCCCACCCAATATGAAGCTGGCCTACCTGCCTTCGCTAGGCAACGTGCGCCTGCGCCTCACCGGCACCGATGACGGCCAGCCCAACCTCCGCGCTCGCATGGAAGCCCTGCTGCCTGCGTTGCGCGAGCGCATCGGAGCGTACATTTTTGCTGAGGAAGACATCCCGCTGGAAGAAGCCATTGGCCGCTTGCTAACCGAGCGCGGCCTCACCATCGGGACGGCCGAAAGCTGCACGGGCGGTTTTGTAGCACATAAGCTGACGAGTGTAGCAGGTAGCTCACGCTATTTTCTGGGCAGTGTTATCGCTTATGATAACCAAATCAAAATCAAACAATTATCGGTAAGCACCGAAACTCTTGCTTTACATGGCGCGGTGAGCGAAGAGACTGTTCGGGAAATGGCAGAAGGTGCCCGCAAGAACTTGGGCGTCGACGTAGCCATTGCTACCAGTGGTATTGCCGGGCCCGACGGCGGCACCCCAGACAAGCCGGTTGGCACTATCTGCATTGCTTATGCCGACGCACACCAAACCGTAAGCCGGCGGTTCTCTTTCAACCGCGGCCGCCAGATCAATATCGAGTATACCACAACGGCCGTGCTTAACCTGCTGCGCTTGAGCCTGCCCCCGGTTCAGTAA
- a CDS encoding dihydrolipoamide acetyltransferase family protein → MARVEMVMPKMGESIMEGTVLKWLKQVGDPIEQDESVLEVATDKVDTEVPALHAGVLQEILVQEGQVVAVGAPIAVIETDAAAAASTAPAATPATPQATPAPALNGAEVPYLPEPHDPQSNVRLGVAQPGRFYSPLVLSIAREEGISMADLERLPGTGKEGRVTKKDILDFVAGGKQSEATPQTNSQTSDNQFITEKTPSAPAQPSQVPQVQVASVAAPAQAVAAASKPAPSVSGNDELIEMDRMRKMIAQRMVDSKRISPHVTSFVEADVTEIVNWRNKHKDAYKKREGENLTFTPILIQAIARAIQDFPNINVSVEGDYIIKKRDINIGLAVALPSGNLIVPVIHKADQLNLNGLSKKVNDLANRARINKLTPGDLEGGTYTVSNVGSFGNVMGTPIIMQPQVAIMALGAIKKKPAVIETPQGDLIGIRHFMFLSHSYDHRVVDGSLGGMFVRRVADYLEQFDPNTVI, encoded by the coding sequence ATGGCACGAGTGGAAATGGTGATGCCCAAAATGGGCGAAAGCATTATGGAAGGCACCGTCCTGAAATGGCTCAAACAAGTAGGCGACCCCATTGAGCAGGACGAGTCCGTACTGGAAGTGGCTACCGATAAAGTAGATACCGAAGTACCCGCCTTGCACGCCGGCGTCTTGCAGGAAATTCTGGTACAGGAAGGCCAAGTAGTCGCCGTAGGGGCTCCTATAGCCGTCATCGAAACCGATGCTGCTGCGGCCGCTTCAACGGCACCTGCTGCCACGCCCGCTACGCCACAGGCAACTCCCGCCCCCGCCCTCAACGGAGCGGAAGTACCCTACCTGCCCGAGCCCCACGACCCACAGAGCAATGTGCGGCTTGGCGTGGCTCAGCCGGGCCGCTTCTATTCGCCCCTGGTGCTGAGCATCGCTCGGGAAGAAGGCATTTCAATGGCGGACCTCGAACGCTTGCCCGGCACCGGCAAAGAAGGCCGCGTCACGAAGAAAGATATCCTCGATTTTGTGGCGGGCGGCAAGCAGAGTGAAGCAACGCCCCAGACTAATTCACAAACATCTGATAATCAATTCATTACAGAAAAAACCCCATCCGCACCTGCTCAGCCTTCTCAGGTGCCGCAAGTACAAGTTGCTTCAGTGGCAGCGCCGGCCCAGGCAGTAGCGGCGGCTTCCAAACCGGCGCCGTCGGTAAGCGGCAATGACGAGCTGATCGAAATGGACCGCATGCGCAAAATGATCGCGCAGCGCATGGTCGACAGCAAGCGCATTTCGCCGCACGTGACCTCGTTTGTAGAAGCCGACGTGACCGAAATCGTGAACTGGCGCAACAAACACAAGGACGCCTACAAAAAGCGCGAGGGCGAGAACCTGACCTTTACGCCCATTCTGATTCAGGCAATTGCGCGGGCCATTCAGGATTTCCCCAACATCAACGTGTCGGTCGAAGGCGATTACATCATCAAGAAGCGCGACATCAACATTGGTTTGGCCGTGGCGCTGCCTTCCGGCAACCTGATTGTGCCCGTCATTCACAAAGCCGACCAGCTTAACCTCAACGGGCTGAGCAAGAAGGTAAATGACCTCGCCAACCGCGCTCGTATCAACAAACTCACTCCCGGCGATCTGGAAGGCGGCACATACACCGTGTCGAACGTGGGCTCGTTTGGCAACGTGATGGGCACTCCTATCATCATGCAGCCACAGGTAGCCATCATGGCCCTCGGCGCGATCAAGAAGAAGCCCGCTGTGATCGAAACTCCACAAGGCGATCTGATCGGGATTCGACACTTCATGTTCCTGTCGCACTCCTACGATCACCGCGTAGTAGACGGCTCGTTGGGCGGAATGTTCGTACGCCGGGTAGCCGATTACCTAGAGCAGTTTGACCCAAATACGGTCATTTAA